The nucleotide window GGCGCTGCTCCGCCCCGGCCGCTTGGAGACGCACGTCGAGGTGCCCGAGCCGGACCGCGAGGCGCGCCGGAAGATCCTCGACGTTCACACGCGCGAGAAGCCCCTCGTCGACGGCGTCAACCTCGACCGGCTCGCCGACGAGACGGAGGGGTACTCCGGCGCGGAGATCGCTGCCCTGACGCGCGCGGCGGCGATGCGCGCCATCGAGCGCGTCGCCGACGAACACGGCGAGGCCGCAAACGACCACGCCGACGAGGTCGGCATCACCGAGGCCGACTTCGACGCGGCGCTCGAATCCGTCCGCCCCGAGACCGCCTGATTGCGGCCGTCGCGGAAATCATCCGCTAGATTTGTTGAAATCCTCCGCAGTTGATCGTTGTTCACGCTCAATGGGTCAATACAGGTAACGTAGAGAATAGTCTGCTAGATCGGTGCGGTGGCGCGCGCCTCCGAGCGCCCTTTTAAGGGCGCGAGGAGCGCCGCGCGAGGGAGTCAGTCGCCGGAGCGAAGCGACGGCGACTGACGAGGCTGGGGAGGTGTGAGGTGCGGTTGCGGTGCTGTGCGGGGTGGGAATCGAAGGGGCAGCCGCGAGGCGGGCACAGGCGACGGAAGCACTGGAAGGAGCGAACGGAGTGAGTGACTGAAGCGCGCACCGAGCGTGCGCCCGCCTCGCGGCTGGGGCTTCGGCGGTGTTCACCGCGCCAGCAACAATCCCATTCCCATCACCAACATCAGACACGAAATAACCGCCTTATAAGCACGCTTCACAGACCGGCTGTTCCAGCTCACTTTCCCTCCGCAGAATAGGATTTCCACGGAATCTGTCCGCTCAGTCCTCTCCGGTGGACGCGTCCTCGGTGTCTCCTGAGGATCCGTGGCCGTGGGCGTGCGCGCCGCCCTCGCCGAGCGGGCCCGCGCCGAACTCGTCGACGGGAGTGACGCTGTAATCGACCGTGAGCGTGTCCTTCGTCGCGCGCACCTTCCCCACGAACGTCGATATCTCCTCCAAGCCGCCCTCCAACACGAACAGCTCCATGCAGTACTGCGAGCCGACGTGGCTGTGGAAGTTCGAGGCGACGATCCCCTCGTGTTCGTGGCGCAGCCGCATCATCCGCTCTTCGACGCTTGTCGTCTCGTAGTTGAAGAGGACGGTCACCACGGCCATCAAGGCCCGGTCTTCGAGTTTCGCGTCCTCGAACTCGCCGAGAAGGTTCCGGGAGGCCTCGCGGACGACCTCGCTGCGGCCGGTGTAGCCGTGTTCGTCGGAGAACTGGTCGATCCGTTCGAGCAACTCCTCGGGCATAGACACGCTGACGACTGTCATGTATTAACCTAAACCGCAGAAGTTGTTAATCCTTGAGGTTCGGCTCGTCGCGCTCCGCTCCGCCCTTGGGTCGGTCGTCATCCTCCGGCTTTCCCCCGCCGTCGATCCGCTCGCCGAGCCACGCGTAGTGGTCGAGCAGCGCGGTCTCGCCCGCCTCGGTGAGCGTATACACGTCGGCGATGCCCTCGGTCCGCCGGTCGAGGTAGCCGCTCTCGACGAGCGCGGAGAGGGTCCCGTAGAAGGAGCCGGGGTCGATCCGCTCGTCGTAGTGCGATTCGAGCCGGCTCTTCGCGGACTGCGCGCGAAGCTCGCCGTGGTCGTACAGCAGCGCACAGAGGTCGCGGCGGCGGCCGCTGTGGAACCACTTCGCCATACGACCGCTCTCTCGCGACGCCTCACGACGGTTTCGATCGGAACTGCCCGGCCGCCGGGCGGAACGTCGAAATGACATACCATGTCGTGTCAAGAATATTCTTCTCCAAATGTCGTCTATACTGAAGAATAACTGAGCGAATAACGTATAATATGTGTATATATGTGGTTCTACGGAACGTTTTTACTCCCGATCGTCGCACGAAACGATATGCGCGAGACGATCGAACGGCTCGTCTGCCGACACCGGTACGAGCGACGCGCGGTGGTTATCAACCCCGACGAGGTCGTAGAGCGCTGTCCGAAGTGCGGCAAGGAACGGGTTCGGACGCAAACGGGATCGTAGCGACGGCTCAGGTCGGCCCCACCAGTTCGTCGAGGCGGTCGACGCGCCGGTCGCCGAGAACGCACCGCCCGCGGTCGTCGTGGCCGACGCGCTCGACGTGGACCGCGTCGAGTCCGGCGTTCCAGGCGGCGGCCACGTCGCTCTCGCCGTCGCCGACGTAGTAGCCGCGGGCGGTCCGAGGGTCGACGCCGAGCTCGTCCATCGCGGCCTCGATCGGGTCCGGGTCGGGCTTCCACCCCGTCTCGTCGGTGCAGCAGACGACCGCGTCGAAGCGGTCGTCGAGATCGACGCGGTCGAGGACGGGGTCGGCGAGGAACTCCTGACAGTGGGTGACGAGCCCGGTCGGGCCGCCGACCGCCGCCACGTGGTCGAGCAGGCGCGCGGCGTCGTCGTGGAGGTACGTCGCCTCCGCACGGGCGACCGGGTCCTCGACGGCGTGGAACGCCGGCCAGAACGCGTCCGGGTCGACGCCGAACTCGCGGAGCGTCTCGCCGCGCGGCCCGCCGAGTCCGTGCCAAAGGACGTACGCCTCCCGGTCGGAGAACTCGCGGCCCAGTCGGTCGCCGACGCGGTCGAACACCGTCCGGGTGTACTCCCACTCGGCGTCGACGAGGGTCCCGTCGAGATCGAACAGGTGGAAGTCGTAGTCGGCGACGGCCATCGGGGACCGTTCGTAGGCAGGGTGCGGATAAGTGCGTTGCGGGTTCGCCCACCGTCACGCCGCCCGTCCGTCACCCTCCGCTCGTCACTCCCGGACGTGGACCGAGGATCCGAGGTACTTGCGGACCACTTCATCGACCGACTCGGCGTTGAACGGGTCCAACTCCGTCGCGATCGCGTCCGTCAGCGCGTCGAGGTACGCCTCGTCGGTGCGGAGTTCGCGGAAGTCGACGGCGACGACGTCGACGCCCGCGGCGTCCGCGACGCCCAACCGCTCCGCGGCGACCCGGCGGAACGCCGGTTCGTCGCCGATCTCGCCGCGCCACAGGCGGTTCCGGAAGAACAGCCACCCGTCGGTGCCGGGCTCGCTCGCGGGGATCTCCATCGTCGTCTCGAACCGGTCGGGGTCGACGGCGGCGTCCGGCGGATCGAGCCGGAACGCGACGCGGAAGACGTAGGCGGCGTCCATCGCGTGGGGGCTGCGGGACCGGAGGGTAAAAGTACATATCCCTCGGTCGAGTGAATTGATCCGGATGCTGAATCGTCTCCGCGGTCTCATCGAGCGCGCGTACGGCCGACACCTGCGCCGCGAGATCGACGACGTCCCCGACCACGTCGCCGTCATTCAGGACGGGAACCGCCGGTACGCGCGCGAGCGCGGCGACGACGCCCCCGACGGTCACCGTGCCGGCGCGGACACCACGGAGCGCGTCCTCGACTGGTGCGCCGACCTCGGGGTCTCGGAGCTCACCCTCTACGCCTTCTCCACCGAGAACTTCGAGCGCCCCGACGAGGAGCTGGAGCCCCTCTTCGACCTGTTGGAGCGTAAGCTCCGGGAGTTCGCTGACGCCGACCGCGTCCACGAGCAGGGGGTGCGCGTCCGGGTCATCGGCGACGTGCCCCGGCTCCCGCCGCGCGTCCGCGACGCGGTCGACTACGCGGAGCGGCGCACCGCCGACAACGACCGGTTCACGCTCAACGTCGCGCTGGCGTACGGCGGCCGGACCGAGCTGCTCGACGCCGCCCGCGACATCGCCCGCGACGTGGTCGCCGGCGAGATGGACCCCGGAGCGGTCGACGTCGAGACCGTCGAGTCGCGGCTGTACGACCGGCCGATCCGCGACGTGGACCTGATCGTCCGCACGGGCGGCGACGAGCGGACGTCGAACTTCCTCCCGTGGCACGCGAACGGGAACGAGGCCGCCGTCTACTTCTGTGCGCCGTACTGGCCGGAGTTCTCCGAGGCGGACTTCCTGCGCGCGATCCGCACCTACGAGTCGCGCGAGGAGTCGTGGCAGCGCGCGCGGGCGGAGCGCGCCGCAGCGCTGGTGCGCGCGCTCGCCGAGGTGGAGTTCGCCGAGGCCCGCGCCGCCGCGTCCCGACTCCGGGAGCGCGTCCCGCGGCTCGACGGCAGCGACCTCTCCGACGACGCCCTCGGCATCGCGGAGGGCGACTCGGCCGCATCGGTCGAGAGCGAGTCCCCGGAGCCGACGGAGACGGGCTAAGCCGCCCCGAGCGCGATCCCGCCCGCGTTCCGCGTCAGCAGATACAGCGCGAACGAGGAGAGCCAGTGCGACCCCGCGTAGTCGTCGGTGAGCACGTCCGCGGCCCCCGCCTCGGCGTGGCGGCGCGCCGCGTCGTCCAGCGGCTCCCGGAGCCGTTCGGCCGCCGGTCCCTCCCGCCCCGCCAGCGCGTCGGCCAGCCCCGCGAGACACCACGCCCGGGAGACGTTGAGTCCGATCAGGTGCATCGCCGCGCCGTCGCCCGCGTCGGGTTCGACGTCGACCGGCGCGAGCAGCGCGTCGTGCGGCGGCGCGGCGAGGTCCGGGAGGAACCCGTCGAGCCACGCCGCGAACGCGTCGGGGTCGAGGACGCGCCGGAGCAGGTCGGCCTCGACGAGCGCGGGCGAGACGAAGTCCCAGCCGACCGGCTCCGCGCCGACGACCGCGGCGGTGTCGTCCGCGTAGAGGCGGCGGGCCGTCGCCTCGGTCTCCGATTCGAGGTCGGCGTCGCCGACGACCCGGGCGTAATCGAGGACGCCGGTGAGCGCGAACGCGGTGTTGCCGTGCGTGCCGACGCGCTGCGGGCGCTCGATGCCGAGGAACGACTCGCGGACTCCGCGCCGGATCCGACCTTCGAGCGGCCCGAGCGTCTCGCGCCACGCGTCGGCGCGCGGGTCGTCCCACAGGCGGAGTTCGGCGGCGAGCCGGAGCAGCCACGACCAGCCGTACGGCTCCTCGAAGCCGGCGTTCTGGTCGATGTAGTCGACCTCGCTCGCGACGTTCGGAGCCGTCAGCCGCTCGTCGACGGACGCCTCGATCGCGGTCTCGTCCGGGTGGTCTGAGGCGAGCCGGAGCGCGCGTACGAGCGCCCAGTGGCTGTGGACCGCCGAGTGCCAGTCGAAACAGCCGTAGAAGACGGGGTGATTCTCCGCGGGACGCGTCGGGGCCTCCGGTCCCTCCACGACCCCCTGATAGTGCGGGTACTCGGTCTCGACTCCGTCGAGCGGATGCGCGGCGAGCGCCGTCGCGACGGCGTCGTCGAGCGCCTCCGCCCGTCCGTCGCGGAGCGCGTCCGGCGAGAGCTCCTCGAATGCGTTCATGCCCGACGGTCGGCGGGCCGCCTGTTCAATCGATCGGTCGCGTGCGATCAGGTGGCACGCAGAAAATCGGTTCTCGCGGAGTTACGCCCGGTCGCGACCGGTCATGCGGAAATCTACCGTACCGCGCCGCTCACGCCGGGTTCTTCCGCGTGAGGTCGCTCCCGCAGATCGGGCACCGCTCCTTGTTCTCGTCGAAGGTGCGGTTACAGCCGACACACTGGAACCGCCACTCCCGCTCCTCCGAGATGCCGTCGCGGGCGATAGCCTCGACCGGGAGGTCGAGCCGCTCGGCGACGTTCTGCATCGCGTAGTCGTCGGTGACGAGCGTCGCGTGAAGCTCCAGGGCGGTCGCGATCAGCCGGATGTCTGTGTCTGACAACTCCGCGGCGTCGCCCGACCCCTTCGCGGCCCGGCGGACCCGGTCGACCGCTTCCGGGGCCGGCACGTGCACCGTCATCCCGGAGCCCTCCATCGCGTCGAAGCGGAGCGCCACCTCGCCGGTTAGCTCCTCGTGGACCGCCGGAATGGAGACCACGTCGTCGTCGGTGGTGTACTCGTGGATGAACGCGGACGAGTCGAGGACTTCCATCAGCGGGAGACGACGATGTAGTCTTTCACCGCCTGCACGTTCGCAACCGGTACTCGGAGCCGCCCCATCTCGTCGACGTCGAAGTCGACGCGTCCGGGCCTGAGCTGTTCGTGCGGGCTGACGAGCAGGTGGTTCAGCTCGCCGGACTCGAGGTTCATCGTGATGTTGTACAGGTCCCCGAGTTCCGTGCCGTCGGAGCTCATCACCGCCTTCCCGGAGAGGTTCTCCGCGAGGATGTCGACCATACCCGCACGGTCCCGGGCGACGGTATTAAACGCCACGGGCCGTCCGACGGGCGACGGACGGGCGTCGCCCTCGTCGTCGCGGTTCGTCGCGGCATTTTGAAAGGCTTAACTGACGCCCGGGCGGAACGGACGGTATAACCTTCTCGGGGCGATCACATATGACCGACCACACACACGCGGACACCCTGCGAACCCCAATCGTCGCCGTGCTGGGCCACGTCGACCACGGCAAGACGAGCCTGCTCGACACGATCCGCGGCTCCGCCGTCAGCGAGGGCGAGGCCGGCGCGATCACCCAACACATCGGGGCGACGGACATCCCGCTCGACACCATCTCCGGGATGGCCGGCGAGCTGATCGACCCGTCGGATTTCGATCTGCCCGGCCTGCTTTTCATCGACACGCCGGGCCATCACTCCTTCTCGACGCTGCGCGCCCGCGGCGGCGCGCTCGCCGACATCGCGGTGCTGGTCGTCGATGTCAACGACGGCTTCCAGCCGCAGACGGAGGAGGCGATAGACATCCTCCGCCGGACGGGAACGCCGTTCGTCGTCGCGGCCAACAAGGTCGATACGACGCCCGGCTGGAACCCGCAGGACGGCGAACCGATCCAGCGGAGCATGGAGGCGCAGTCCGAGCGCGCGAAGTCGATGCTCGACGAGAACCTCTACGAGATCATCGGCCAGCTGTCGGACGCCGGCTTCTCCGCCGACCTCTACTGGCGCGTCCAGGACTTCCAGAAGAACATCGGGGTCGTCCCGCTGTCGGCGCTCACCGGCGAGGGCGTCCCGGACCTGCTGACCGTCCTCATGGGCCTCTCCCAGCGGTTCATGAAAGAGGAGATGGCCATCGACGTTCAGGGGCCGGGCGAGGGGACGGTCCTCGAAGTGAAAGACGAGCGCGGGTTCGGTGCCACCGTCGACACCGTCGTCTACGACGGCGTGATCCGCAACGGCGATCAGATCGTCGTCGGGGGACAGGACGAGCCGATCGTCACCGAGGTCCGCGCGCTGCTCCGCCCGCAGCCGCTCGCGGAGATCCGCACCGAGAAGGAGTTCGAGAAGGTCGGCGAGATCGGTGCCGCGGCCGGGGTGAAGATCGCCGCCCCCGACCTCGATCAGGCGATGGCGGGCGCGCCGGTCCGAGTCGTCCGCGACCGCCCCGTCGAGGACGTGATCGAGGAGGTGAAGGCGGAACTCGCCGAGATCGAGGTTGACACGGCCGACAACGGCGTCGTCGTCAAGGCTGACACCCTCGGCTCGCTGGAGGCGATGGCGAACGCGCTCCGCGAGGCCGAGGTGCCGATCCTCCGCGCCGAGGTCGGCGACATCGCGCCCCGGGACATCGCCGTCGCGGAGACGGCGAATCAGGACGAACACAAGGCTATCTTAGGTTTCAACGTCGACCTCCTCCAGAACGCGGAGTCCGACCTGGAGAACGCGGACGTGAAGCTGTTCAAAAACGAGGTCATCTACCAGCTCGTCGAGGACTACGAGCGCTACGTCGAGGAGAAACAGCGCGCCCAACAGGAGACCGTGCTGGACAAGGTTGTGCGCCCGGCCCGCTTCCGCATCCTCCCCGACCACACGTTCCGCCAGAACGACCCCGCGGTCGTCGGCGTGGAGATCATCGCCGGCACGCTCCAGAACAACCGCAACGTCGGCTACTTCGAGGGCAACGAGTTCGAGCGCGTCGGCGGGCTCTCCGGGATTCAAAAGCAGGGCGAGGACGTCGACGAGGCCCGCTCCGGCGAGCGCGTCAGCATCGCCATCGACGGGCCGACCGTCGGGCGCGACATCGAGGAGGGCGACACGCTCTGGACCGAGGTGCCCGAGAAGCACGCGAAGATCTTAGAACAGGAGCTGAAAGAGGAGATCACCGCCGACGAGCGCGAGGCGCTTCAGGGGTATCTCGACACGCGCCGGAAGCGGGACCCGTTCTGGGGGAAGTAGGCGTTTTCACGCCCGCTTTCGCGGAATCTTCACGCGTACACCAGAATGATCACGGCGACGAACGCCAACTCGCCGCCGACGAGCAGCGCGGCGAGCAGCCACGTCCGGTAGGTCCACAGCCAGTCGCGGGCGTCCGCGAGCCGACCTCCGCCGTCCGCCGTCGACTCGGCGCGGTACGCGGGATCGACCCGCCACCCCTCCTCGGGATCGTAGGTCGCGGGCACGCGAGCGCCGACGAGTTCGTCGACATCGAGCGGCGAGACGCCCGCGGCCTCTAAGAATTCGAGGAATTCCGCCGACTCCGTGAGCGACCCGTCTCGGGGCGCGTCGAACCGCTCGGTGTGCGTGGCGTCGCCGTGCGGCGGGCGCATCTCGACGACGACGCGGTCGCCGACCGAGCGCACCGCCGTGACGATCAGCGCGTTCTCCTCGTCGTTGAGGTACGCCTCGCGGAGCCGGCGTTTCACCTCCTCGTCGACGCCCGCGTCGAGGTCCTCGGGGAGGGGCTCGTCGTCGTCCGGGATCGGGTCGCTGTCGACGCCGTCGGCGCTTTCGCGGTCGACGGTCGTCGAGACGGCCTTGTCGCCGCCGGGTCGGTCCGCCATCGATCCGGGGTTGGCGACGCGTTCCCATAAGGTCACGGCCGCTATACGCGACTGGTTTCGCTGCGAACGATCCGACTCCCGCAGAGAACACGACCGCCGAAGCCCCAGTCGATCGACTGTACGCTGCTGATCCCGTCGCAACTACGACCGCCGAAGCCCCAGTCGCGAGGACTCGATGCGCTCGCTGCGGTCCTCAGTCGTTCGCTTCGCTCACTCCCTGCGGTCCTTGCGTCGCGCGTCTTCGTCCTCGCGACTGCCCCTTCG belongs to Halorubrum sp. DM2 and includes:
- a CDS encoding CopG family ribbon-helix-helix protein, whose product is MTVVSVSMPEELLERIDQFSDEHGYTGRSEVVREASRNLLGEFEDAKLEDRALMAVVTVLFNYETTSVEERMMRLRHEHEGIVASNFHSHVGSQYCMELFVLEGGLEEISTFVGKVRATKDTLTVDYSVTPVDEFGAGPLGEGGAHAHGHGSSGDTEDASTGED
- a CDS encoding PadR family transcriptional regulator, whose translation is MAKWFHSGRRRDLCALLYDHGELRAQSAKSRLESHYDERIDPGSFYGTLSALVESGYLDRRTEGIADVYTLTEAGETALLDHYAWLGERIDGGGKPEDDDRPKGGAERDEPNLKD
- a CDS encoding HAD family hydrolase, whose amino-acid sequence is MAVADYDFHLFDLDGTLVDAEWEYTRTVFDRVGDRLGREFSDREAYVLWHGLGGPRGETLREFGVDPDAFWPAFHAVEDPVARAEATYLHDDAARLLDHVAAVGGPTGLVTHCQEFLADPVLDRVDLDDRFDAVVCCTDETGWKPDPDPIEAAMDELGVDPRTARGYYVGDGESDVAAAWNAGLDAVHVERVGHDDRGRCVLGDRRVDRLDELVGPT
- the lwrS gene encoding LWR-salt protein translates to MDAAYVFRVAFRLDPPDAAVDPDRFETTMEIPASEPGTDGWLFFRNRLWRGEIGDEPAFRRVAAERLGVADAAGVDVVAVDFRELRTDEAYLDALTDAIATELDPFNAESVDEVVRKYLGSSVHVRE
- the uppS gene encoding polyprenyl diphosphate synthase, coding for MLNRLRGLIERAYGRHLRREIDDVPDHVAVIQDGNRRYARERGDDAPDGHRAGADTTERVLDWCADLGVSELTLYAFSTENFERPDEELEPLFDLLERKLREFADADRVHEQGVRVRVIGDVPRLPPRVRDAVDYAERRTADNDRFTLNVALAYGGRTELLDAARDIARDVVAGEMDPGAVDVETVESRLYDRPIRDVDLIVRTGGDERTSNFLPWHANGNEAAVYFCAPYWPEFSEADFLRAIRTYESREESWQRARAERAAALVRALAEVEFAEARAAASRLRERVPRLDGSDLSDDALGIAEGDSAASVESESPEPTETG
- a CDS encoding DUF2891 domain-containing protein; its protein translation is MNAFEELSPDALRDGRAEALDDAVATALAAHPLDGVETEYPHYQGVVEGPEAPTRPAENHPVFYGCFDWHSAVHSHWALVRALRLASDHPDETAIEASVDERLTAPNVASEVDYIDQNAGFEEPYGWSWLLRLAAELRLWDDPRADAWRETLGPLEGRIRRGVRESFLGIERPQRVGTHGNTAFALTGVLDYARVVGDADLESETEATARRLYADDTAAVVGAEPVGWDFVSPALVEADLLRRVLDPDAFAAWLDGFLPDLAAPPHDALLAPVDVEPDAGDGAAMHLIGLNVSRAWCLAGLADALAGREGPAAERLREPLDDAARRHAEAGAADVLTDDYAGSHWLSSFALYLLTRNAGGIALGAA
- a CDS encoding NOB1 family endonuclease — protein: MEVLDSSAFIHEYTTDDDVVSIPAVHEELTGEVALRFDAMEGSGMTVHVPAPEAVDRVRRAAKGSGDAAELSDTDIRLIATALELHATLVTDDYAMQNVAERLDLPVEAIARDGISEEREWRFQCVGCNRTFDENKERCPICGSDLTRKNPA
- a CDS encoding PRC-barrel domain-containing protein is translated as MVDILAENLSGKAVMSSDGTELGDLYNITMNLESGELNHLLVSPHEQLRPGRVDFDVDEMGRLRVPVANVQAVKDYIVVSR
- the infB gene encoding translation initiation factor IF-2, yielding MTDHTHADTLRTPIVAVLGHVDHGKTSLLDTIRGSAVSEGEAGAITQHIGATDIPLDTISGMAGELIDPSDFDLPGLLFIDTPGHHSFSTLRARGGALADIAVLVVDVNDGFQPQTEEAIDILRRTGTPFVVAANKVDTTPGWNPQDGEPIQRSMEAQSERAKSMLDENLYEIIGQLSDAGFSADLYWRVQDFQKNIGVVPLSALTGEGVPDLLTVLMGLSQRFMKEEMAIDVQGPGEGTVLEVKDERGFGATVDTVVYDGVIRNGDQIVVGGQDEPIVTEVRALLRPQPLAEIRTEKEFEKVGEIGAAAGVKIAAPDLDQAMAGAPVRVVRDRPVEDVIEEVKAELAEIEVDTADNGVVVKADTLGSLEAMANALREAEVPILRAEVGDIAPRDIAVAETANQDEHKAILGFNVDLLQNAESDLENADVKLFKNEVIYQLVEDYERYVEEKQRAQQETVLDKVVRPARFRILPDHTFRQNDPAVVGVEIIAGTLQNNRNVGYFEGNEFERVGGLSGIQKQGEDVDEARSGERVSIAIDGPTVGRDIEEGDTLWTEVPEKHAKILEQELKEEITADEREALQGYLDTRRKRDPFWGK